One segment of Bacillus alkalisoli DNA contains the following:
- a CDS encoding EamA family transporter, with protein sequence MGRLGAVLLVLIAAVLWGTTGTVQTFAPSSAHPIAIGAVRLAIGGGMLLLIVIIHKKWNVNGISKRLVLLSAISMAAFQPLFFSSVKLTGIAVGTVLAIGSAPVFAGCIEWLIKKKAPSFNWWLATIIAITGCILLFSSREAVHTDSLGMIFAISAGFAFALYSISSKQLLQSNNPETVVAIVFTTSAILLSPALFILEVSWLTEISGLTTVIYLGVFTTAFAYLCFSKGLEKVQASTAVTLTLAEPLTAAMLGTFIVKESLSPLSWLGVLLIFFAIIVLSFPTRKRNREVKAF encoded by the coding sequence TTGGGAAGATTAGGTGCCGTTTTGTTAGTATTGATTGCTGCAGTACTATGGGGGACTACTGGTACGGTTCAAACGTTTGCTCCTTCCTCTGCACATCCGATTGCGATAGGTGCAGTTAGACTTGCAATAGGTGGAGGGATGCTTTTACTTATTGTTATCATTCATAAAAAATGGAATGTTAATGGAATTTCAAAGCGGTTAGTTTTGTTAAGTGCGATTAGTATGGCTGCTTTTCAACCGTTATTTTTTTCATCTGTTAAATTAACAGGAATCGCAGTAGGAACAGTTTTAGCTATTGGAAGTGCACCTGTTTTTGCAGGATGCATTGAGTGGCTTATAAAGAAAAAAGCACCTTCGTTCAATTGGTGGCTTGCCACAATTATTGCTATAACCGGATGTATCTTGTTGTTTTCTAGTAGAGAGGCCGTACATACTGATTCACTTGGGATGATTTTTGCAATCTCTGCGGGATTTGCGTTTGCTTTATATTCGATAAGTAGTAAGCAATTATTACAATCTAATAATCCTGAGACTGTCGTAGCCATTGTTTTTACAACAAGTGCAATTCTTCTATCACCAGCACTGTTTATCTTAGAGGTATCATGGTTAACTGAAATTAGCGGTTTGACTACAGTTATTTACTTAGGTGTTTTTACAACTGCTTTTGCTTATCTTTGCTTCTCAAAGGGATTAGAAAAAGTGCAAGCATCAACAGCAGTAACCCTAACTCTTGCGGAGCCATTAACAGCAGCAATGTTAGGAACATTTATTGTTAAAGAATCCTTATCACCATTATCATGGCTTGGTGTGTTATTAATTTTCTTTGCCATAATTGTACTTTCATTTCCAACTAGAAAACGTAACCGAGAAGTTAAAGCTTTTTAA
- a CDS encoding cold-shock protein yields MEHGKVKWFNSEKGFGFIEREGGEDVFVHFSAIQGDGYKSLEEGQAVTFEIENGQRGPQATNVNKA; encoded by the coding sequence GTGGAACATGGTAAAGTAAAATGGTTTAACAGTGAAAAAGGTTTTGGATTTATCGAGCGCGAAGGCGGAGAAGACGTATTCGTTCATTTCTCTGCGATTCAAGGGGACGGCTACAAGTCTTTAGAAGAAGGGCAAGCTGTTACTTTTGAAATTGAAAATGGCCAACGCGGACCACAAGCTACTAACGTTAATAAAGCGTAG
- a CDS encoding ABC transporter ATP-binding protein, with protein sequence MSEKILQVKDLRTSFFTDEGEVKAVDGVDFEIEKGKTIGIVGESGSGKSITSLSILRLLQEPVGKIVGGEIIFKGENLLDKTKKQMMDIRGNNISMIFQEPMTSLNPTLTCGEQIAESVRIHQKLGKKEAWAKAVEMLTLVGIPSPVERAKQYPFELSGGMRQRVMIAMALACNPELLIADEPTTALDVTIQAQILELMKKLQEELGTSLMMITHDLGVVAEMCDNVAVMYCGKVVEYADVKTIFTNPKHPYTVGLLNSVPKHDQDFDGDLEVIKGSVPSPFNLPKGCSFAPRCPHAREICLTDLPDLEKTSDGDQVRCWMYTDKWDNQEEVAASHE encoded by the coding sequence ATGAGTGAAAAAATATTACAAGTTAAAGACTTACGTACTTCTTTCTTTACAGATGAAGGAGAAGTAAAAGCAGTTGATGGAGTAGATTTTGAGATTGAAAAAGGTAAAACGATTGGTATTGTAGGGGAATCTGGATCAGGTAAAAGTATTACATCCTTATCTATTTTACGTTTATTACAAGAACCAGTTGGTAAAATTGTAGGCGGAGAAATTATTTTTAAAGGCGAAAATTTATTAGATAAAACAAAAAAACAAATGATGGACATTCGAGGAAATAACATCTCGATGATTTTCCAAGAGCCAATGACATCATTAAATCCAACGTTAACGTGTGGAGAACAAATTGCAGAATCTGTTCGTATTCATCAAAAACTTGGTAAAAAAGAAGCATGGGCAAAAGCTGTAGAAATGTTAACACTTGTAGGTATCCCATCTCCAGTGGAACGTGCGAAACAATATCCATTTGAATTATCAGGAGGGATGCGTCAACGTGTTATGATTGCCATGGCATTAGCGTGTAATCCAGAGTTGTTAATTGCAGATGAGCCAACAACAGCACTAGACGTGACTATACAAGCACAAATTTTAGAGTTAATGAAAAAGCTTCAAGAAGAACTAGGTACTTCGTTAATGATGATTACGCATGACTTAGGTGTAGTAGCTGAGATGTGTGATAACGTGGCAGTTATGTACTGTGGAAAGGTAGTAGAGTACGCGGACGTAAAAACAATCTTTACAAATCCGAAACACCCTTACACGGTCGGTCTATTAAATTCCGTTCCTAAGCATGACCAAGATTTTGACGGGGACTTAGAAGTAATTAAAGGATCTGTTCCAAGTCCATTTAATTTACCAAAAGGGTGCAGCTTTGCTCCTCGTTGTCCACATGCAAGAGAAATTTGTTTAACAGACTTACCAGATCTTGAAAAAACTTCAGACGGTGATCAAGTACGCTGTTGGATGTACACGGATAAATGGGATAACCAAGAGGAGGTAGCGGCTAGTCATGAGTAA
- a CDS encoding hemolysin family protein: protein MDSIPYDSIILLGALLILSGYFSASETAITSANKVRLRNQAEHNKKAKRSLDIAENFDHSLSTILIGNNIVNIAMATIATKIATDMWGSNNSTLLVTTLLITLLVLVFGEILPKSFAKQFAEKYLLFISTSLTGIMKVFFPVTWLFVQLKLGVNKLIGTRASEPTVTDEDVKALVEIGEEEGTFLSQEKELLHNAIEFDDIVVNDIITPRPDVVAVSMDMHIDEIKEIFIKEQYSRLPVFEDTIDNIIGIISHRDFFAQYVQNPNFSIKSILRKPYVVIGYMKISNLLKELQKTKNHIAIVIDEYGGTAGIISMEDIIEEIVGEIWDEHDDNETFIEIIKDGKVRMDGRVPVEEFSTFVPIDVNETTSITLSGWISETLGYLPKKGEVMDFDNVLIFIEEVRKNRIQKVVVETKLQSIHTA, encoded by the coding sequence TTGGACAGTATACCCTATGACTCGATTATTTTGTTAGGGGCATTATTAATTCTTTCAGGTTATTTTTCTGCTTCGGAAACAGCTATTACGAGCGCTAATAAAGTTAGATTGCGCAATCAAGCAGAGCACAATAAAAAAGCGAAAAGATCTTTAGATATAGCAGAGAACTTTGATCATAGCTTATCAACTATCTTAATCGGTAATAACATTGTGAACATTGCGATGGCGACAATCGCTACAAAGATTGCTACAGATATGTGGGGTAGCAACAACTCTACTTTATTAGTGACAACATTGCTCATTACGTTACTCGTATTAGTTTTTGGAGAAATTTTGCCAAAATCGTTTGCGAAACAATTTGCAGAAAAGTACTTGTTATTTATTTCTACGTCCTTAACAGGAATAATGAAAGTGTTCTTCCCAGTTACATGGCTGTTCGTCCAATTAAAACTTGGTGTCAATAAGTTAATTGGTACACGTGCTTCTGAGCCTACTGTAACAGATGAAGATGTTAAAGCGCTTGTTGAGATTGGGGAAGAAGAAGGAACATTTCTCTCACAAGAAAAAGAACTTTTGCACAATGCCATTGAATTCGATGATATTGTTGTAAATGATATCATTACACCTAGACCTGATGTTGTTGCAGTGTCAATGGATATGCATATTGACGAAATAAAAGAAATCTTTATTAAGGAACAATATTCTCGTTTACCAGTATTCGAAGATACAATTGATAATATAATTGGTATCATTTCACATAGAGACTTTTTTGCTCAATATGTACAAAATCCTAATTTTTCAATAAAATCTATTCTTAGAAAACCATACGTAGTAATCGGCTATATGAAGATTTCGAACTTATTAAAAGAGCTTCAAAAAACAAAAAATCATATAGCGATTGTTATTGATGAATATGGTGGTACTGCAGGTATCATTTCTATGGAAGATATTATTGAAGAAATTGTAGGTGAAATATGGGATGAACATGATGATAACGAAACATTCATTGAAATCATCAAAGACGGAAAAGTTAGAATGGACGGAAGAGTTCCTGTAGAAGAATTTTCTACATTTGTCCCAATCGATGTAAATGAAACAACATCCATCACATTAAGTGGTTGGATTTCCGAAACATTAGGTTACCTACCTAAAAAAGGGGAAGTTATGGATTTTGACAATGTATTGATTTTTATTGAAGAAGTAAGAAAGAATAGGATTCAAAAAGTTGTTGTAGAAACTAAATTACAATCCATTCATACTGCATAA
- the nikB gene encoding nickel ABC transporter permease, giving the protein MFVYIIRRLLQTIPVMFGVTLAVFLMMHLIPGDPAQIMAGEQADPAQVEQMRKNLGLDDPLHVQYIRYVSNAIQGDLGTSIRTNRSVTEEIFTHRFWITLELAIIGTVLAVIIGLIAGIISATRQYSFSDVSIMVVALFGLSMPNFWLGIMLIYFFSVQLGMLPVAGWGTWQQMILPAITLGTGGAAIIARMTRSSMLEVINQDYIRTAYAKGVSDKLVIYKHALRNALIPVVTVVGLQFGGLLGGAVVTETIFAINGLGRLIIDSIRMRDFPMVQGTILVCAVLFVFVNFLVDITYRMINKRIDLN; this is encoded by the coding sequence CTGGTGACCCGGCACAAATTATGGCAGGTGAACAAGCTGACCCAGCACAAGTGGAACAAATGCGTAAAAACTTAGGGTTAGACGATCCACTCCACGTTCAATATATTCGTTACGTATCAAATGCTATTCAAGGGGATTTAGGAACTTCTATTAGAACAAATCGTTCTGTAACAGAAGAAATCTTTACACATCGTTTTTGGATTACATTAGAATTAGCGATAATAGGTACAGTTTTAGCAGTTATTATAGGATTAATTGCAGGTATTATTTCTGCAACAAGACAATATTCATTTTCTGATGTTTCCATAATGGTTGTTGCATTATTCGGATTATCCATGCCTAACTTCTGGCTAGGTATTATGTTAATTTATTTCTTCTCTGTTCAGTTAGGCATGCTACCTGTTGCAGGATGGGGAACATGGCAACAAATGATTCTTCCTGCCATCACACTAGGTACTGGTGGGGCAGCTATAATAGCTCGTATGACTCGCTCTAGTATGTTAGAGGTTATTAACCAAGATTATATTCGTACAGCTTATGCAAAAGGTGTTAGTGATAAATTAGTTATTTATAAACACGCTCTAAGAAATGCTTTAATTCCAGTTGTTACTGTAGTAGGTTTACAGTTTGGTGGATTACTAGGTGGAGCGGTTGTAACAGAAACTATTTTTGCAATTAATGGTTTAGGGCGTTTAATTATTGACTCTATTCGTATGCGTGATTTTCCAATGGTACAAGGAACAATTTTAGTATGTGCGGTTCTGTTCGTGTTTGTTAACTTCCTTGTAGATATTACGTACCGAATGATTAACAAACGAATTGACTTGAACTAA
- a CDS encoding zinc-dependent alcohol dehydrogenase → MKAVTYQGAQKIEVKEVQDAKLEKKDDIIVKITSTAICGSDLHLYQGNMPLPHGYIIGHEPMGIVEEVGPEVTKVKKGDRVVIPFNVSCGECIYCQHDLTSQCDNSNPHYDSGGYFGYTEKFGNHPGGQAEYLKVPFGNFTPFVIPESCELEDEALLFLSDVLPTAYWSVVNAGVKNRDTVIVLGCGPVGLMAQKFAWMFGAKRVIAVDHLEYRLNHAKRKNSVEAFNFTKYEDMGEHLKEITHGGADVVIDCVGMDGKKSALEFIEQKLKLQGGTLGPIQIATKAVRKAGTVQITGVYGSNYNNFPLGAFFVRNITLKMGQAPVIPFMPKLFEKITNNEFDPREIITHKISLDEAAHGYKLFNNHEDDCIKVVLKP, encoded by the coding sequence ATGAAAGCTGTAACATACCAGGGAGCTCAAAAGATAGAAGTAAAGGAAGTGCAAGATGCAAAACTAGAGAAAAAGGATGATATTATTGTAAAAATAACTTCAACTGCCATTTGCGGATCAGATTTGCATTTATATCAAGGCAATATGCCATTGCCTCATGGATATATTATAGGACATGAACCGATGGGTATCGTTGAAGAAGTTGGACCAGAAGTAACGAAAGTAAAGAAAGGTGACCGTGTTGTTATACCTTTTAATGTATCATGTGGAGAGTGTATATATTGCCAACATGATTTAACAAGCCAATGCGATAATTCTAATCCACATTATGATTCTGGTGGCTATTTCGGTTATACAGAAAAATTCGGGAATCATCCAGGTGGTCAGGCAGAGTACTTAAAAGTACCATTTGGTAATTTTACACCGTTTGTCATTCCAGAATCGTGTGAACTAGAAGATGAGGCACTACTGTTTTTATCAGATGTATTACCAACAGCATACTGGAGTGTAGTGAATGCAGGCGTAAAAAATAGAGATACTGTCATAGTGCTTGGCTGTGGTCCAGTTGGTTTGATGGCACAAAAGTTTGCTTGGATGTTTGGGGCAAAACGTGTTATCGCAGTGGATCATCTAGAATATCGGTTAAATCACGCGAAGAGAAAAAACAGTGTCGAAGCTTTTAATTTTACGAAGTATGAAGATATGGGAGAGCATTTAAAAGAAATTACACACGGTGGAGCGGACGTTGTAATAGATTGTGTTGGGATGGATGGGAAAAAGTCAGCATTAGAATTTATCGAGCAAAAGTTAAAGTTACAAGGGGGTACACTTGGGCCGATACAGATAGCTACGAAAGCTGTACGGAAAGCAGGTACAGTCCAAATTACAGGTGTTTATGGAAGTAATTATAATAACTTTCCATTAGGAGCATTTTTCGTAAGGAACATTACATTAAAAATGGGCCAAGCGCCTGTTATTCCTTTTATGCCTAAGTTGTTCGAGAAAATAACAAACAATGAGTTTGATCCAAGAGAAATCATTACACATAAAATTTCATTAGATGAAGCAGCACATGGATATAAATTATTTAATAATCATGAAGATGATTGTATTAAAGTTGTGTTAAAGCCTTAA
- a CDS encoding ABC transporter ATP-binding protein: MSNNTLLEVKNLKQYFPIKGGIFGKTVNHVKAVDDISFEVKEGETVSIVGESGCGKSTTGRAILRLETPTSGEVYFQGEDLLAFNSSQMRRKRKDLQIIFQDPYASLNPRQTVYQILEEAIEIQNVVPRSERRQTIRDLLETVGIGAHQIDRHPHEFSGGQRQRIGIARALSVNPKLIICDEAVSALDVSIQAQVLNLLKELQRKFNLTYLFISHDLGVVRHISDRIIVMYLGKIVEVGDKKSLFENPQHPYTKALLSAIPSTNIMEKKERIILKGDVPSPINPPAGCRFHTRCPYAHDRCKTEEPKLHGIPGENHQAACHLVEDGAIDFTKLTSNY; this comes from the coding sequence ATGAGTAACAATACATTATTAGAAGTAAAAAACCTCAAGCAGTACTTCCCTATTAAAGGTGGTATTTTTGGTAAAACGGTTAATCACGTTAAAGCAGTTGATGATATTTCGTTTGAAGTAAAAGAAGGGGAAACAGTAAGTATCGTTGGGGAGTCTGGTTGTGGAAAGTCTACAACTGGAAGAGCGATTCTTCGTTTAGAAACCCCTACAAGCGGTGAGGTGTATTTCCAAGGTGAAGACTTACTTGCGTTTAATAGCTCGCAAATGCGTAGAAAACGCAAAGATTTACAGATTATTTTCCAAGACCCTTATGCTTCATTGAACCCACGTCAAACGGTTTATCAAATTTTAGAAGAAGCTATAGAAATTCAAAACGTTGTACCACGCTCAGAACGTCGTCAAACAATTAGAGACTTATTAGAAACAGTAGGTATCGGTGCTCACCAAATTGATCGTCATCCACATGAATTTAGTGGTGGCCAACGTCAACGTATCGGTATTGCTCGTGCACTATCTGTAAATCCTAAATTAATTATTTGTGATGAAGCAGTTTCAGCTCTAGACGTTTCCATTCAAGCGCAAGTTCTGAACTTATTAAAAGAATTACAAAGAAAATTTAATTTAACATATTTATTCATCTCACATGATTTAGGTGTTGTACGTCATATTTCTGATCGCATTATTGTTATGTATTTAGGTAAAATTGTGGAGGTTGGAGATAAGAAATCTTTATTCGAAAACCCTCAACATCCATATACAAAAGCGTTATTGTCAGCAATACCTAGTACTAATATTATGGAGAAAAAGGAACGTATTATTCTAAAAGGTGACGTTCCTTCTCCGATCAACCCACCAGCAGGATGTCGTTTCCATACTCGCTGTCCTTATGCTCATGATCGTTGTAAAACAGAAGAACCAAAACTACATGGCATTCCTGGTGAAAACCACCAAGCTGCATGCCACCTTGTAGAAGATGGTGCGATTGATTTCACAAAATTAACATCTAACTATTAA